The Pogona vitticeps strain Pit_001003342236 chromosome 7, PviZW2.1, whole genome shotgun sequence genome segment caggctgaggaaaatggtcctcttgtagaagtcaggcgctgcctgttggtgaggacagattcccagttgtttgagacagcaggggtggacgtaggaatacttgaccgtcagtatcgggggctgcgggacacttgttctcaggtgaccctgtgccatccagatattattcctagggaatatataatcccgaatgagagcataaaggtagcagggattgaggggcagataatctcactgccagtcgcggaggtacctgtcaactttcaaggctggaggggagtttggcggctagcgatttcatcgactctgccagcagccgtgctcgtgggaaatgacctggctgaacatgtgaaacgggtgctagtgattacacgctcacaagccaccacggggacagttcaggggggtactgatgagccagagacggaagcagaggggagttcagaagctgtggtgaaaaccttaaccacagacagcagatttggacaagagcaaaaggcagacgccactctccaaaagtgttttgaacaggtgactgacgcccagctaacacctgaaactccagtgagatttctggagaaaaaggggattttatatagagagaccctgaggaatatctcaaaagggggagatgggatcagaagtcagctggtggtacctgaaaagtatcgccccatgatcttacaaagggggcactctgacatgtttgctgcacacttaggggtgaacaaaacacagcagagaatcacacagaatttttactggcctgacatagggaagcagatcagggagttctgtaaacaatgtgatgtgtgtcaaaggcaggggaatagccgcgacaggaccaaagcaaagttgtgccctttgcctgtgattgacactccgttcaaatgcataggggtggatattgtgggacctttgcccaaggccacaaagagggggaacaggttcattctcaccattgtggaccatgccacgaggtaccctgaagccatacccttgactaacattgaaactaacacagtggcagatgccttggtggggtatatgtccaggatgggatttgcctcagaaataatcacagatttgggcgcatcgttcacatcaaagctcatgaaacgcttatggcaaatctgtggaattaagcacaaggaaaccactgcctatcatcctgaaagtaatgggttaactgagaagttcaatgggactttaatgcgcatgattagggcttacttggcagagaatccaaacaattgggaccagaagctgcaatcccttttgtttgcttatcgatcagtgccacaagccagtaccgggttcagtccatttgaacttttatttgggagaagggtgaaagggccccttgatttgatcaaacaaaattgggagcagatcacccaggatgacccacaagacgttgtgacatacatagactctttaaggaaagacctaaagagaaacctagagctagcaacagagaccctgcaagctcaaaaggtcagaaagaaagcttgggatgaccaggaaggcagggagaggcactttaacccaggggaggaagtgctttggcctaggccttgtaaagagaacaaactgcagctgggtatcccagaaacaaaatatttgggtcacatggtagggggaggagtgataaaacccctggaggccaaaataaaagcagttcgtgattggcctagacccaccaccaagagaaaagtcaaatcatttcttgggttggtgggctactacagaaagttcatcccgaggtttagcgagattgcggctccgctgaccgatctgacgaggaagaaggctgatgaccgcatcccgtggaccagcgactgtgaggaggcgttccagaggttgaagcaggcgctcatcaactatccagtgctacgtgctccagacttcgaccgggagttcatcatctacaccgatgcgtctaacagcggggtaggagcagttctttgccaggaggatgagaatggtgaccagcatccagtgtcctacctgagtaggaaacttcaaaaaggtgagagacatttggcaaccgtggagaaggagtgtttggccatagtctacgcgatccagaaggccaagccttacatctggggaagacattttgttctgtgcactgaccattcaccactgcaatggttaaagacaatgaaaacccacaatagcaaacttatgaggtgggctttaagcctacaggactatgactttgaagtgaaggtggtcagagggtcagtgaactgtgttgctgacgccttgtcaagaagacctgaagaatgaagacggcgaaagaaacatggactatgtatatatattgatgacgaaaagttaaatgtacctggttttcttgaatttggtttgtatgaataaaggtaaattgatgtaatgtatatggtaaatgtttaaatgcctaattgatatggttaacttagaatgtaagtataagtaagtatggtattatatgtataactgttgttgtgtgttttatccaggttgtttttttgggaaaaagcaccttagctttcctcctacaaaacaacttataaagaggggaggtgttacatacagcactgatgttacctgtctgtcatgggtttggagggaaagttccatcctatggggagtggaaggcgggacatcaggaggaggggctgtactgtatataaatgtgaagcctgtgtggtgaaggggagacgctgggatgtgacgaagcagcagctgggaagaagaagctggtgtgggagtctgtgtgtcagacagggtactactgtgtgtcagagtaccaacctgataggttcaggtgtctgttggttagccagaactgataggttcagggtctgtgcttcaagttaagggttctgtgtgaaccaaactgtatgcatgtatgaatgagactaagccacgttactatatcttattcacataatcattttattttctctgtgtgtgatttaaataaaccttgttcttttatttgtttaaaaatccatccctggtctgtgtgacttcttatagggaatggttggtggcagcttagttaacgtgtggcagatcccagtaggtctgggtttgtcacagagacAAGCTGCAGAGCTTGACCTCTTTTGCTTGTCTATATGCACCGTCCCTAAAaggggtgttttggggacctaggCTCTCCTTCCTACTTGCCAGATGTTGGGCTTTGGGAAGCTCCAGTGAAGACAACTGGGTCTCCAAGTTGGCAAGCGATGCCCGAGGGTTTAGAGACTGTAACTCAGCTTTgtgagattgggggggggaggggagaaaagccGGGGGAAGTGATCCTGCACCACCAATAAAAGCCGTCTTGAGCCTAGAAGTTGACCCTATGGCACTTTCTCTGGGGAATCCCAGCCCCACTGGTGCTACAGGAGGGGAGGCTGATGGGGTGCATGCCAGTGCAGGAATTTTGACACAGGAATTAAAAAACAGTGTTTTGCAACAATATTTGAAATGGAGATGGCAAGAAGATATAGGTGAGCTTTGCAACGAATCATAGGTGGAATTTTTCCCCCTCTAGTTAAGATACGTGTGCTGATATATCCACTTTCCTTCAAAAAAATTGCATAGTTAGATAGAATAAACTAAAAGATAAACCATGAGCAAATTAAGTAGTCCTAGAAATGGATTGattcatctcttcctcctcctccttctgaggCAAATAAAGTTGTTTTCATTAGCTCTGAGCAGCCAGAGGGAAAGGCGGTCATTTAGTCAAAACCCTAATGTTATCATAAGCTTTTTAGGAATGATACAATGCTGTTCATTCCCCTTTTGCCTGAGGGAAATGACAAGAATCCATCAAACAGGTTGATCACGCCGTGGAATCCATTTTCGATGTGGTACCAAGTGACGGGCACCCCATTCTCTTCCAGGCGCTTCTTGTAGAGAATGCCATCATCCCTTAAAACATCATACTCACAGGTGATGATGCAAGTCTTGGGAAGCTGGCGAAGAACAGCGTCTTCTGCCATAAGGGGCGAGAAGGTCGTCTCCAGAGCCTGCTTGACCACCTCGTAGACATCGTTCAAGAAGGCTGTCGTGGAATGTGGTTTGTAACCTCTGGCCTTGAACTCATTTGGAATGTTCTCCGAGTTGATCCATTTCCCGAACCTTGTTTTCACATCGCTGGGGACGTGGCACCCTTGCATGACACTTTCCAATACCGACAAATCCTTGTTGAGATATTGCAAGGCTGCACCGATGACGTGTTCCCGGTACAAGATGGGGACCGCCTGGTTTTGCTGGTATGAAGGCAGGTTAAAATCGATGGCTTGTAGGCCGGGGTAGATCAAAATCTGAGCCCGTGGTTTTGTGAGATCCGTTCGACTTGATAAAGCTTGGCAGACGGAGGCCGCCAAATTCCCTCCAACACTGTCCCCGCTGATGACAATGTGTGCTGGATCTACTCCATAGTCTTCTGCGGTCTTCATGAAGTGGATACTGGCGGTCAAACAGTCCTTAAACTGGGACGGATATTTCTGCTCGGGGGCCAAATGATACCTGGGATATCAGAAGAGAGATTTCTCAGGAAGCACAAAGAGATCATCTTCACACATGAATCTCCCTAACGGTTTAAATCATTCTTagattcttggtttttttaatgtcacCAGAAGTAACTGAGGAAAGACATCAAAATCCAGTTTCAACTGGAAAAGAcccaatgaatgaaaaaaaagtttaacATCAAGAATATATGCAAGTCCTACTGTGTCAATGGATCACGACTGactacagtagtttctatggacggaaaagagcagatacggattaaatggttttcaatgcattcctatggaaaatgcagattcaacataagaacctttcaacttgagaaccaccttccaatacggattaagttcttaagtagagaccccactgaaTTGGGTTCAACCCAACGGCTGAAATCTGGTAGTAAGTCAAAACTAGTAcaagaccattgaatcaatggaagtccTCTATAAGCTCAATTTGTTCCACGGATCTGTTCTGACCCACTACTGATGCACCGCCTGGCTTCTTGATTGTTTAGTGCAATCAAGGCAGAATGGATTATTATGAAGTCTTAagataacaatataataataaaaaaacaggaTGGAAGAATCATCCCAATGATACCTACATTACACCTCACTGGACTTCAACTGAGcctatttagcctgatccagtTTGTCATCTAGTCACATCCTAAGTTCCATCAAATAAGATGAGGAGTGGGCTACTGGTGGCCTTCAAGAATTGGTTTGACCACCCATCCCATGATCCATCACCATGCCTGCCCGTAGACTCGGAGCAAATTCTGTAGGAGGCAAAACTTGACTTTTCTGGAAGACTTTGAGACTCAGCATTGAGGCTAATGACCTTATCCTCAGCTACCGCGGTTGTGTTGGTGTTGCGTCACTTTACAATTTTAGGCAGCTCTGCTTCCTGGAAGGAAGTCAAGCTGAGTTTTGGGGAATGTACCTCTGAACGAGTGAATCCCGGTCCTGGGGGTCAGCTCAGGTGAGGGGGAGCAGACAACGGTTTTCTGATATCATTGACTTATAACACCCATTGGGTGATGGATCATGAGGATAAGGTCATTAGCCTCAATGCTGAGTCTCAAAGTCTTCCAGAAAAGTCAAGTTTTGCCTTCTACAGAATTTGCTCCAAGTCTACGGGCAGGCACGTAATGCCCCTTTCAGTGTGCTCATTTTGTTAATGTGTCAACAAAAATATATCAATACCCCAATTTAGGTTGTTGGTTCCTGCTTACAGTTTACTTACCCAACAGACACAATCACGGAATCGCTTTCCTTGGAAATGTGACGGCACACGTGGTCGTAGGAATCTAAAAAGGTGGGAGAGGTCATGTTAGAAGAATTCAAAGCTTTCTTCAAGACTGGACGACCAGGCACAAATCTAacccagagagaaagagggaataaAAGTCGTGAAGATGAGATGGAGGGAATTatcagtttttttctctctctctcttgcttttgaCATTTTTTGAATTCTTTCTAGCGTGACTAGAAAAGAATTTGCAAAGTTTTAGAGCATGTTTCAAGATGTAACTGCTGCATAATTCTCCCACTGGGCTAGGTCTAGCCATTCCCACAACAGAGAAGACCAGGCCTCGCCATAgaccgtattttttccatgtataagactatacttttgtctaaaatctttagactgaaaattgagggtcgtcttatacacggaattaagttgaggagagaacaaaaacaagtggaagggaaagcagggatcaaagtgatcctgcagcgctttgatctctttccccctacacttgctatatcccacttagatttcttacttttgggttagaaaagtgggggtcattttatacatgggggcgtcttatagactgaaaaatacggtagttagtAAAGATCTCCTGTTTCTTAGAATGAATGAGGTGGCAGCCCTAATAGAGAGAGTCAAAGGCTGAAGGCTCTGGGCCTGGATGGACATGTTGTCTTGCTTGTTTTCTCCTGTGTTTGCGTATTCTTATCCCACATATGATGTCAATTGTGAATTTggtaaattctgattttaaaattaagaactgAATTGAAGTTCTTCTCACCCAGCCTTATTCAGTAGCCTAGCACAAAGTTTGAAAGCAGAAGCTTCCGACCCTGACATTCCCTTACGTTGCGTCGTGCATGGAGTGGCCACTGATAATCAAAGTGTAGTTCGGTTTTGGCATTCATTCTTCTCTGGAGACATCCTTTTAGATTACCTGATTAGGGCCAAAGAAGCACCAGGACCCCAGCACATTACCCAAAGatggttttaaatatttctttttaaattatgtattaCTGAGCTTGATTCCTAGCCTACAACTGTCTTTGTACAAGTGCAGATCGCAGGAAATTGTTTCTAACTTAGAAGCAggtcaacaaactggaacaagctcagaggagggcgataaggatgatcgggggctggaaaccgAACCCTAAGAGGAAatatggaaagaactgggcatgattACCCTTGAGAagatttgtatctgttatataataccagctaagggacgtggtggcgttgcgggctaaaccgcagaatcctgtgctgcagggtcagaagaccagcagtcgtaagatcgaatccacgcgacggagtgagcgtccgtcgcttgtcccagctcccgccaacctagcagtttgaaagcatgcaaatgcaagtagataaatagggaccacctcggtaggaaggcaacagcgttccgtgtctaagtcgcactggccatgtgaccacggaagattgtcttcggataaaacgctggctctatggcctggaaacggggatgagcaccgccccctagagtcagacacgactggacaaaaattgtcaaggggaacctttacttttaccttataataccagtcagtttttttataattttgatttgattgtctggtatttttaaaataatagtaatatgtTGTCAAgcccattctgacttatggtgaccctttctagggttttctaagtagagaatactcagaagtggtttccccttgcccttcttctggggttgccctgggcccaccgtccagcttgcccaaggccaccccggctggctcttctcccaggaggcccacggtggaggaatcgaactcgcaGCCTCCTCACACTCACAGGACTATCTCGCCAGCTAGCAGAGTAAATAGTCATAGACAGATAAATTTCCCTTGACATCCTGGTGACTGAACTAAATTTTAATCCCAACTCTGATGGAGGGATCGCCACGCGTCTCTGTTTGGCCTTGTTTCCCCTAGCCAAATAGGACAGTCTTTTGAGTTTcaaaaaagaaggcaaaagggTAGGTGATGGGGATGCAGACTGCTTTTGTTTCAAGAGTTGGGGGATCATTTTCAAAAGACTGGCCACTCCTTTCTCCCACAAGCCTTTTGCCAGCTTGCCATCTGTACCCATCTAAAGACCCTAACCAGCAACAGCCTTCAGGATTTGGGACTTAAATTAAAGTATATCATTTTTGGAACTCCCCACAAGAACTAGCTAGTTGTTTGTTgcttgtctgatttttttaagaAAGTGATCTAATAACGggatcacctgctcttgcatttatatggttttggAGACCATGCGGTCTGgtcttttctgatttttcccccctagaGTGTTAGCTTCGGCTTTTGTACCCTTCCTGTCTCTGTTTGGGTTGGAGCGTGGCTTtggaattctctgccaaataggtatatatttatttgctaaagagCCACAGCAAACATGCTCCAATAAACGATGTTGATTCAGGCTTATGCAATGACAAACTTTGCAGAACACCTCAGTACACCCTGAATTTTCTCTGAAGTTATTtatcagcaaaataaaaaaggtgcATTTTAAGCTGAAAACTAATATGGAGATAAAGTAACTTATTATTCCTGCCCTCTCATCCTCTCCTCTCCACAGATTCCCTTCCTCCTGtggtgccctgggacggtgcagcttgcccaaggccacccaggctggctctccagGCCATAGATTCTCCGTTTTAATTTTGTTGGCTTATAAAGAGGGCTTACTGATGCTTCCAAACATCCAGCCTCCACCGTGGAAGAAAATGACCCCTCTTCTCCTTGGCTCCGCTTTTGACCCTCTTGGCTGATAAATCCTCACAGGAATGTCTTCAAACATGAGGTCCTTAATGTGGAGTTTAGGGTCTTCGCCCCGTCTTTTCCCTTCCTGGGTGTAGCGGATGAAGTGAATCTCAGAGCAGAGGCAAAGGTTCTCCAGAATTTTCCCCTAtttacatgaaaaaggaagaaaacaaatattGGGAGGAAGAGCGAGACGACAGTGAGGAAATCCTATCTCCACCCAAGCCAATTTCAGCAGCACCTCCCAGAAAAGATTTGTGCCTGTtttttctgggaagaagaaggaatgaTGTTAAGCAACAGCCACTATTTCAAGTAAATCACACCCACTTTAGGGAGGGGTCAAAACTTCATTTGAGTTCATCGTTGAGGAGAATTTCCCAACgtttgcattttgaaaaaatattcaGAATGGAAAAGAACTTGGCAgttcttaaatatatataaactgaGTGTGGGAAAAGCAGAAACTGGCAGATTTGTCTGTCCAGACCCAGAGGGAAAGCTGAACTCTTAAAAGACTGCTTTTGAACCCTTTAGTTTAGACACAAGTCCTGCTGTGTGGACTCCACTTTGTATGTTATATCACCTTCATTAGAATGTTTCAATACTTGTTGACAATTCAGTGCAATATCTCCTGCTTGTGGTGTGACACAACAGCTCATCTTATTGCCCTGTCTTCATTTCTTACATGGCACTATAATGAATTAGAAGGTGACATTCTTGGTCTGCCTTCcccttggaaaaataaaattattaaatgtattcgcgaaggctttcacagctgggatctgatggttgttgtgggttttccgggctctttggccatgttctgaaggttgttcttcagagcatggacagagttctgactccagtcctctgaagatgccggccacaaagactggcgaaaggtcaggaagaacaactttcagaacatggccaaagagcgtgaaaaacccacaacaaccattggatcccggccgtgaaagccttcgcgaatacactgaaAGAAAGCAGGAGATAACTGGGCATCTTTTTTCTTTCGGTCTGTGG includes the following:
- the LOC110072609 gene encoding arylacetamide deacetylase-like 4; translation: MELNYSFLVIILEILIIPFLLLLAWAIYYDLSKSEIPPGIDQPMKLRILHWLLILSSSLGKILENLCLCSEIHFIRYTQEGKRRGEDPKLHIKDLMFEDIPVRIYQPRGSKAEPRRRGVIFFHGGGWMFGSINSYDHVCRHISKESDSVIVSVGYHLAPEQKYPSQFKDCLTASIHFMKTAEDYGVDPAHIVISGDSVGGNLAASVCQALSSRTDLTKPRAQILIYPGLQAIDFNLPSYQQNQAVPILYREHVIGAALQYLNKDLSVLESVMQGCHVPSDVKTRFGKWINSENIPNEFKARGYKPHSTTAFLNDVYEVVKQALETTFSPLMAEDAVLRQLPKTCIITCEYDVLRDDGILYKKRLEENGVPVTWYHIENGFHGVINLFDGFLSFPSGKRGMNSIVSFLKSL